Proteins found in one Balaenoptera ricei isolate mBalRic1 chromosome 18, mBalRic1.hap2, whole genome shotgun sequence genomic segment:
- the LOC132352349 gene encoding eukaryotic translation initiation factor 1-like, translating into MSAIQNLHSFDPFADASKGDDLLPAGTEDYIHIRIQQRNGRKTLTTVQGIADDYDKKKLVKAFKKKFACNGTVIEHPEYGDVIQLQGDQRKNICQFLVEIGLAKDDQLKVHGF; encoded by the coding sequence ATGTCCGCTATCCAGAACCTCCACTCTTTCGACCCCTTTGCTGATGCAAGTAAGGGTGATGATCTGCTTCCTGCTGGCACTGAGGATTATATCCATATAAGAATTCAACAGAGGAACGGCAGGAAGACCCTTACTACTGTCCAAGGGATCGCTGATGATTACGATAAAAAGAAACTAGTGAAGGCGTTTAAGAAGAAATTTGCCTGCAATGGAACTGTAATTGAGCATCCAGAATATGGAGACGTAATTCAGCTACAGGGTGACCAGCGCAAGAACATATGCCAGTTCCTCGTAGAGATTGGACTGGCTAAGGACGATCAGCTGAAGGTTCATGGGTTTTAA